A single window of Sphingobacteriales bacterium DNA harbors:
- a CDS encoding transketolase family protein, giving the protein MSLQDITFTDKKDTRSGFGVGIYEAGKQNPNVVALCADLVGSLKLEKFIEDFPERFIQTGIAEANMIGIAAGLTIGGKIPVATTFANFGTGRVYDQIRQSVAYSDKNVKICCSHAGLTLGEDGATHQILEDIGLMKMLPHMTVVVPCDYNQTRLATKAIIERNGPTYLRFGRPVWPIFTEAEDQNFEIGKAQFLSEGTDVTIIACGHLVWHAVLAGQELEKKGISVELINMHTIKPLDVEAILKSVKKTGCVVTAEEHQMAGGLGESVASVLIQNHLVPQEFVAVNDSFGESGTPDQLLEKYGLMPKNIIEKVEKVISRK; this is encoded by the coding sequence ATGAGTCTTCAAGATATTACATTCACAGACAAAAAAGACACCAGAAGCGGATTTGGTGTAGGCATTTACGAGGCAGGAAAACAAAATCCAAATGTTGTTGCACTTTGTGCAGATTTAGTGGGTTCACTAAAATTAGAAAAATTTATAGAAGATTTTCCAGAACGTTTTATCCAAACAGGTATTGCAGAAGCAAATATGATTGGAATAGCAGCTGGTTTAACTATTGGCGGAAAAATTCCAGTAGCTACAACTTTTGCAAATTTCGGAACAGGTAGAGTGTATGATCAAATACGTCAATCTGTAGCTTACTCAGATAAAAATGTGAAAATATGTTGCTCACACGCAGGACTAACATTAGGTGAAGATGGTGCAACACACCAAATTTTAGAAGATATAGGTTTGATGAAAATGTTGCCACACATGACAGTTGTTGTGCCATGCGATTACAACCAAACACGATTAGCAACCAAAGCAATTATTGAAAGAAATGGACCAACTTATTTAAGATTTGGTCGTCCTGTTTGGCCAATTTTTACAGAAGCAGAAGACCAAAATTTTGAGATAGGCAAAGCACAATTTCTATCAGAAGGTACAGATGTTACAATTATTGCTTGCGGACATTTAGTATGGCATGCAGTTTTGGCAGGACAAGAATTAGAAAAAAAAGGTATTTCTGTAGAACTTATTAATATGCATACTATAAAACCTTTGGATGTTGAAGCAATATTAAAATCAGTAAAGAAAACAGGTTGTGTGGTTACAGCAGAAGAACATCAAATGGCTGGTGGTTTAGGCGAAAGTGTTGCAAGTGTATTAATCCAAAACCATTTAGTACCACAAGAGTTTGTTGCTGTAAACGATAGCTTTGGCGAAAGTGGCACACCAGACCAATTATTAGAAAAATATGGACTAATGCCAAAAAACATCATAGAAAAAGTAGAAAAAGTAATTAGTAGAAAATAA
- a CDS encoding DUF1761 domain-containing protein translates to MQINFFLTMAIAGIIPMIVGSIWYNPKVFGNAWMQTVGVSEEKLREGFNPLLVFGLAYVLSVFIAFALSGIVIHQMGFFGMLQNHFTEEATQQLFGSVMQTYGNEFRTFKHGALHGAIAGIGLALPMVTTNALFERKGFKYIAINSGYWIVCLILMGGFICQFADLNSLG, encoded by the coding sequence ATGCAAATAAACTTTTTTCTTACTATGGCAATTGCAGGAATCATTCCAATGATTGTAGGCTCAATTTGGTACAATCCAAAAGTATTTGGTAATGCTTGGATGCAAACAGTTGGAGTGTCAGAAGAAAAGCTCAGAGAAGGATTCAATCCATTATTAGTATTTGGATTGGCATATGTTCTAAGCGTTTTCATAGCATTTGCTCTATCAGGAATAGTTATACACCAAATGGGATTTTTCGGAATGCTGCAAAATCATTTTACGGAAGAGGCTACACAACAATTATTTGGTAGTGTAATGCAAACTTATGGTAATGAGTTCAGAACTTTTAAACACGGTGCACTACATGGTGCAATTGCTGGAATAGGATTAGCATTGCCAATGGTTACCACAAATGCATTGTTTGAACGCAAAGGTTTCAAATATATTGCAATCAATTCAGGTTATTGGATTGTATGTCTTATTCTAATGGGTGGATTTATCTGTCAATTCGCAGACTTAAATTCCTTAGGATAA